A section of the Solitalea canadensis DSM 3403 genome encodes:
- a CDS encoding polyprenyl synthetase family protein: MPTLDEIKRPIAAEIDLFEEKFKKSMQSSVPLLDRITHYIYKSKGKQMRPMFVFFAAKVCGGITEATHRGAALVELLHTATLVHDDVVDDSHERRGFFSINALWKNKIAVLVGDFLLSKGLLLSVEHKDYNLLEIVSNAVREMSEGELLQAEKARKMDIEEELYFEVIRQKTASLIASCCACGAASANASVEDIERMRVFGEKIGIAFQIKDDLFDFGHDDVGKPRGIDIKEKKVTLPLIYALKTCDRTQKRYIINLVKNHNEDAVKVQEIIEFVNKTGGLELAEQTMFKYQEEAFEILRTFPDTEQRRSLEQLVRFTTERKK; the protein is encoded by the coding sequence ATGCCAACATTAGACGAAATTAAAAGACCTATAGCTGCTGAAATTGATTTGTTTGAAGAGAAATTCAAAAAATCAATGCAAAGTTCGGTGCCTCTGCTTGATCGCATTACCCATTACATTTATAAAAGTAAAGGCAAGCAGATGAGGCCTATGTTCGTATTTTTTGCGGCAAAGGTTTGCGGAGGGATCACAGAAGCCACACATCGTGGTGCTGCATTAGTAGAGCTTTTACATACCGCTACATTGGTTCATGATGATGTGGTGGATGACTCGCATGAGCGTAGAGGCTTTTTTTCCATCAATGCACTTTGGAAAAATAAGATTGCTGTTTTAGTAGGCGATTTCCTGCTTTCAAAAGGTCTGTTACTTTCTGTTGAACATAAAGACTATAATCTACTCGAAATCGTTTCTAATGCAGTACGTGAAATGAGCGAAGGAGAGCTATTGCAAGCAGAGAAGGCTCGTAAGATGGATATTGAAGAGGAACTTTACTTTGAAGTGATCCGTCAGAAAACAGCGTCCTTAATTGCTTCGTGCTGTGCTTGTGGTGCTGCATCGGCAAATGCATCGGTAGAAGATATTGAAAGGATGCGTGTTTTTGGTGAAAAGATCGGAATTGCTTTTCAGATAAAAGACGATCTTTTTGATTTTGGTCACGATGATGTAGGAAAACCTCGTGGTATTGATATCAAGGAGAAGAAAGTGACTCTTCCTTTGATTTATGCATTAAAAACTTGTGACCGTACACAGAAGAGATATATCATCAATCTGGTGAAAAATCATAATGAAGATGCTGTAAAGGTTCAGGAAATCATTGAGTTTGTAAATAAAACCGGTGGTTTGGAACTTGCAGAACAAACCATGTTCAAATATCAGGAAGAGGCTTTTGAAATTTTAAGGACATTCCCTGATACCGAACAACGCCGATCATTAGAGCAATTGGTTCGTTTTACAACGGAAAGAAAAAAATAG
- a CDS encoding TerC family protein — MSNEVIYFGSFLVFIAAMLSLDLGVFNKKDHVVSLKEALIMSIIWVSLALGFYAVIYFKGDLLHGITDMARLQEVVLAHKHNIKLIPDNFEASLEIYRHNLSLEFITGYVVEYALSVDNIFVIVLVFTAFGVEKIYYHRVLFWGILGAVIMRFLFIFIGATLITKFGWILYVFGGFLVYTGVMMFINRDHDEEIDPQNHKVVRWAQHVFSVWPHYEGNKFFVKRDAKTLVTPLFIVLLVIEFTDLIFAVDSIPAIFAVTKDPYIVFFSNIFAILGLRSMFFLLVNIIHKFHYLKVGLSVLLVFIGVKMLAHSYLEKIGFQTSHSLIIILLILTVSVVASLMFPKRHDVEKK, encoded by the coding sequence ATGTCGAACGAAGTTATTTATTTCGGAAGTTTTCTTGTGTTCATTGCTGCGATGTTAAGCCTCGATTTAGGGGTGTTTAACAAAAAAGACCATGTTGTAAGCTTAAAGGAAGCACTAATAATGAGCATTATTTGGGTTTCGCTGGCGCTTGGATTCTATGCGGTAATTTATTTTAAAGGTGATTTACTTCATGGAATTACTGATATGGCTCGTTTACAGGAAGTCGTATTAGCTCATAAGCATAATATAAAACTGATACCTGATAATTTTGAGGCGAGCTTAGAAATTTATCGTCATAATCTTTCTTTAGAATTTATCACCGGTTATGTTGTTGAATATGCGCTATCAGTTGATAATATCTTCGTAATTGTATTGGTGTTTACGGCTTTCGGTGTTGAGAAGATTTATTATCACAGAGTATTGTTCTGGGGTATATTAGGAGCCGTTATTATGCGTTTCCTGTTCATCTTTATCGGTGCCACATTGATCACTAAATTCGGATGGATTCTTTACGTATTCGGCGGATTCCTTGTTTATACAGGGGTAATGATGTTCATCAATCGCGACCACGATGAAGAAATTGACCCTCAAAATCACAAAGTAGTACGTTGGGCTCAGCACGTTTTCTCTGTATGGCCACATTATGAAGGCAATAAGTTCTTTGTAAAAAGAGATGCAAAAACTTTGGTTACGCCACTATTCATTGTTTTATTAGTTATTGAGTTTACCGACCTGATCTTCGCAGTCGATTCAATTCCTGCAATTTTCGCTGTAACTAAAGATCCGTATATCGTATTCTTCTCAAATATCTTCGCGATTTTAGGTTTACGTTCTATGTTCTTCTTGTTGGTAAACATTATTCATAAGTTCCACTATCTTAAGGTTGGCTTATCAGTATTATTAGTCTTTATCGGGGTGAAAATGCTTGCGCACAGTTACCTTGAAAAAATAGGTTTCCAAACTTCTCACTCACTGATCATTATCCTTTTGATACTAACGGTAAGTGTTGTAGCGTCGCTAATGTTTCCAAAAAGACATGATGTTGAAAAAAAATAA
- the rocD gene encoding ornithine--oxo-acid transaminase, with protein MSVTVTGLSSTALMELENKYGAHNYHPLPVVLDKGEGVYVWDVEGKRYFDFLSAYSAVNQGHCHPKIINTLVEQAQKLTLTSRAFYNSTLGEYEKFVTGYFGFDKVLPMNTGAEAVETAIKICRKWAYEKKGLPTDSAQIIVCEQNFHGRTTTIVSFSSDSGASKNFGPFPSGFIRIPYNDLEELAKALEKPNVAGFLVEPIQGEAGVFVPDEGYLAKAKELCKKKNVLFIADEVQTGIARTGKLLACDHENVKPDMLILGKAISGGVLPVSAVLCNDDIMNVITPGTHGSTFGGNPLANKVAMAALEVVSDEQLAENAECLGKIFRAEIQKLVDESDLLVLVRGKGLLNAIVVNDTEDSSTAWDICMQLKENGLLAKPTHGNIIRFAPPLVMNEEQLHECIAIIRKTVLAFKK; from the coding sequence ATGTCAGTAACAGTAACCGGATTGTCATCCACAGCATTAATGGAGTTAGAGAATAAGTATGGAGCGCATAATTATCACCCATTACCCGTTGTGCTTGATAAGGGTGAAGGTGTATATGTTTGGGATGTTGAAGGTAAACGTTACTTCGATTTTCTTTCAGCTTATTCTGCCGTAAATCAAGGTCATTGTCACCCTAAAATTATAAACACACTTGTAGAGCAGGCACAAAAGTTAACACTTACATCACGAGCTTTCTATAATAGTACATTAGGTGAATATGAAAAATTTGTAACCGGTTATTTTGGTTTCGATAAAGTTTTACCAATGAACACGGGGGCAGAAGCCGTTGAAACTGCAATTAAGATTTGTCGCAAGTGGGCATACGAGAAAAAGGGTTTGCCTACAGATTCTGCCCAAATCATAGTTTGTGAACAGAACTTCCATGGTCGCACAACCACAATTGTTTCCTTTTCGAGCGATAGTGGTGCAAGCAAAAACTTTGGTCCTTTCCCTTCTGGATTTATCCGTATTCCTTATAATGATTTAGAGGAATTAGCAAAAGCTTTGGAGAAACCTAACGTTGCAGGTTTCTTAGTAGAGCCAATTCAGGGTGAAGCAGGAGTTTTTGTTCCGGATGAAGGCTATCTGGCAAAAGCCAAGGAATTGTGTAAGAAAAAAAATGTATTATTCATTGCAGATGAGGTACAAACCGGGATTGCTCGCACAGGTAAATTGCTGGCTTGTGATCATGAAAATGTTAAACCGGATATGCTGATTCTTGGTAAAGCCATTTCAGGGGGAGTACTACCTGTTTCGGCAGTTTTATGTAATGACGATATTATGAATGTGATTACGCCAGGAACTCATGGTTCCACCTTTGGAGGTAATCCATTGGCTAATAAAGTGGCGATGGCTGCATTAGAAGTTGTAAGTGATGAGCAATTAGCAGAAAATGCGGAGTGTTTAGGAAAGATTTTCCGTGCTGAAATTCAAAAGCTGGTTGATGAATCTGATTTATTGGTATTGGTAAGAGGAAAAGGCTTGTTAAATGCCATTGTTGTAAACGATACAGAAGATAGTAGTACCGCATGGGATATTTGTATGCAGTTAAAGGAAAACGGTTTATTGGCTAAGCCAACCCATGGAAACATTATTCGTTTTGCACCGCCTTTAGTGATGAATGAAGAACAATTACACGAATGTATCGCGATTATAAGAAAGACCGTATTGGCCTTTAAAAAATAA
- a CDS encoding aspartate/glutamate racemase family protein, whose translation MKKLGLIGGISWVSTSDYYKLINEGVNAKLGGLNFAECIIYSFNYADIKKNNDNDDWDATLNMILKAAECLKLSGAEAIILCANTMHLIADKLQLQIDIPIIHIAEVTAREIKKDEIKKIGLLGTKFTMERDFFRNKLSDQGIKSVIPAAADRDFIQETIYYELGKGIIKEETKQRYISIINNLIKQGAEGIILGCTEIPLIIKQNDVSVKVFDTTLIHSAAAVEFILSY comes from the coding sequence ATGAAAAAACTCGGATTAATAGGTGGCATCAGTTGGGTGTCGACCTCAGATTATTACAAATTAATCAATGAAGGTGTAAATGCTAAGTTAGGCGGTTTAAATTTTGCTGAATGTATCATCTACTCATTTAACTATGCAGATATAAAAAAGAATAATGATAACGATGATTGGGATGCAACGTTAAACATGATTCTAAAAGCAGCTGAATGTTTGAAGTTGAGCGGAGCTGAAGCAATTATTCTCTGCGCTAATACAATGCACTTGATAGCTGATAAGCTACAACTGCAAATTGATATACCAATTATTCATATTGCTGAAGTTACTGCAAGAGAAATAAAAAAGGATGAAATAAAGAAAATAGGATTGCTTGGGACGAAGTTTACGATGGAGAGGGATTTCTTCAGAAATAAGCTTTCTGATCAAGGTATTAAATCTGTAATACCAGCAGCAGCTGACAGAGACTTTATTCAGGAAACGATCTATTATGAATTGGGGAAAGGTATTATAAAGGAAGAAACCAAACAGCGTTATATTTCCATTATTAATAATTTGATAAAACAAGGTGCAGAGGGCATCATTTTAGGTTGTACTGAAATACCATTGATCATTAAACAGAACGATGTTTCTGTAAAAGTATTTGATACTACTTTAATTCATTCGGCTGCTGCTGTAGAGTTTATACTTTCTTATTAA
- a CDS encoding SDR family oxidoreductase produces MKYHNKKVLITGASSGIGEAIAYAFAKEGAFLILAARNIEELERVKCNCIGAEHVVTTFLDISDHDKVFTKMELLINEFGPIDVLVNNAGISQRSLAINTYFEVEKQMIDVNLLGTIAVTKGLLPTMITHGKAEIVVISSIMGKLGGPLRSAYAASKHGLHGFFDTLRAEHYKDGLKVLIVCPGYIKTNISINALTGTGKPQATMDEATGKGYSPEYIANKILKALKQNREEIVVAKGRERMGVVLKRFFPGLLSWIIRKAKTV; encoded by the coding sequence ATGAAATATCATAACAAGAAAGTACTTATAACGGGAGCTTCCTCTGGGATTGGCGAAGCAATCGCCTATGCATTTGCTAAAGAAGGTGCATTTTTAATTCTGGCCGCTAGAAATATTGAAGAATTGGAGCGTGTGAAATGCAATTGCATTGGTGCAGAACATGTGGTTACTACTTTCTTGGATATCAGTGATCATGATAAAGTGTTTACAAAGATGGAGTTGCTCATTAATGAATTTGGCCCCATTGATGTGTTGGTAAATAATGCGGGAATTAGTCAGCGTTCATTGGCTATTAATACATACTTTGAGGTAGAGAAGCAAATGATTGATGTAAACCTGTTGGGAACAATTGCCGTTACAAAAGGTCTTTTGCCAACAATGATAACACACGGCAAAGCTGAAATTGTAGTTATTTCCAGTATTATGGGCAAATTGGGCGGACCATTACGATCTGCTTACGCAGCCTCTAAGCATGGGCTTCATGGTTTCTTTGATACACTACGTGCCGAACACTATAAAGATGGGTTAAAAGTTCTGATTGTTTGCCCCGGATACATTAAAACTAATATTAGTATAAATGCATTAACTGGCACCGGAAAACCTCAGGCAACAATGGATGAAGCAACCGGAAAAGGTTATTCTCCTGAATATATAGCCAATAAGATATTAAAAGCGCTTAAGCAAAACAGGGAGGAGATTGTGGTGGCAAAAGGAAGGGAAAGAATGGGTGTTGTGTTAAAACGTTTCTTCCCAGGCTTATTGAGTTGGATAATCAGAAAGGCTAAAACTGTGTAA
- a CDS encoding GH3 auxin-responsive promoter family protein yields the protein MSIINNIVSWIMKKRIHQIELFMKYPLEVQQEWLSDLVNTARNTEWGLKHDFRSIDSPSDFKQRFPIQNYDSLKPYIERMMKGEKNILWSSNITWFAKSSGTTSDKSKFIPVSEESLEECHFKGGKDMLAIYCNNRPETQMFTGKGLVMGGSHQVNQLNDESCYGDLSAVLIQNLPIWAEFYRTPDLSIALMDEWEAKIEKMAHATMNENVTSITGVPTWTVILAKRILELTGKSNLLEVWPNLELYVHGAVNFTPYREQFRKLIPSDDMYYLETYNASEGFFGIQDQSNSTEMLLMLDYGIYYEFLPMENYGDPYAKTLDLSEVELNKNYAIIISTNGGLWRYMIGDTIKFTSLNPFRIQITGRTRHFINAFGEELIIENAEQALTAATKATNSIIKDYTAGPVYFTDGENGGHEWIIEFERRPENIEHFLDLLDENLKKQNSDYEAKRYKDMALRRPLLHVAPEGTFYNWMKNKGKLGGQHKVPRLANDRKYLEELLGLMLEQAV from the coding sequence ATGTCGATAATCAACAATATTGTTTCCTGGATCATGAAAAAGCGAATTCATCAAATTGAGCTTTTCATGAAATACCCGCTTGAAGTTCAGCAAGAGTGGCTTTCCGACTTAGTGAATACCGCTCGCAATACTGAATGGGGGTTGAAACATGATTTTAGATCTATCGACAGCCCATCCGACTTTAAACAACGCTTCCCTATTCAAAATTACGACTCATTGAAACCCTATATTGAGCGGATGATGAAGGGGGAAAAGAATATATTATGGTCAAGCAATATTACCTGGTTCGCGAAATCATCAGGTACAACCAGTGATAAAAGTAAATTCATTCCGGTAAGTGAAGAATCATTGGAAGAGTGCCACTTTAAAGGTGGCAAAGATATGTTGGCCATTTACTGCAATAATCGTCCTGAAACACAAATGTTTACCGGAAAAGGTTTGGTTATGGGCGGAAGTCACCAGGTTAACCAGCTAAATGATGAGTCTTGCTACGGAGATCTTTCTGCTGTTTTAATTCAGAATTTACCAATCTGGGCCGAATTCTACCGTACTCCGGATTTATCCATTGCATTAATGGATGAATGGGAAGCCAAGATTGAAAAAATGGCTCATGCCACCATGAATGAGAATGTTACCAGTATAACTGGTGTTCCAACCTGGACGGTAATTCTTGCCAAACGCATTCTTGAACTTACCGGCAAAAGTAACCTACTTGAGGTATGGCCTAATCTTGAGTTATATGTGCATGGCGCTGTAAACTTTACACCTTACCGTGAACAGTTTAGAAAATTAATCCCGTCTGACGACATGTATTACCTTGAGACCTATAATGCTTCAGAAGGTTTCTTTGGAATACAGGATCAGAGCAATAGCACTGAAATGCTATTAATGCTCGACTATGGAATTTATTATGAGTTTTTGCCAATGGAAAACTACGGTGATCCTTATGCAAAAACATTAGATTTAAGTGAGGTAGAGCTCAATAAAAACTATGCTATCATCATCTCTACCAATGGTGGTTTATGGCGATACATGATTGGTGACACGATTAAATTCACAAGTTTGAATCCTTTTAGGATTCAAATTACCGGACGTACCCGCCATTTTATAAATGCCTTTGGTGAAGAATTAATTATTGAGAATGCAGAGCAAGCTTTAACAGCTGCCACCAAGGCCACTAATTCCATTATCAAGGATTACACTGCCGGTCCTGTTTATTTTACAGATGGAGAGAACGGTGGACACGAGTGGATCATCGAGTTTGAACGACGACCAGAAAACATAGAACATTTCCTTGATTTATTGGATGAAAATCTGAAAAAACAAAACTCAGACTATGAGGCCAAACGTTATAAAGACATGGCGCTTCGTCGTCCTCTATTACATGTGGCACCAGAAGGAACTTTTTATAACTGGATGAAGAACAAAGGCAAACTAGGCGGACAACATAAGGTTCCGCGGCTGGCAAATGATCGTAAATATCTTGAGGAGTTGCTGGGCTTAATGCTTGAACAGGCTGTATAA